In the Octopus sinensis linkage group LG17, ASM634580v1, whole genome shotgun sequence genome, one interval contains:
- the LOC118766725 gene encoding uncharacterized protein LOC118766725: MEVVTNYSYEYELEHEYEYRVFGNDATGWLNIVLCISIIIVVLFDLFLMVAIFLDRKSHGKRRSLSLLNYLLNYALDAVFAYFQSLHIFIVQDLPKSHCLFIVILSYAFNDGVKYFLIPLCCEFIVKYFSPSRYENQIFLIIQSVLIGTLWVFISIKALVMFLAFSYHRSNSCYIHLDSSAIQAQFIMGILLMIAMLVFVGLLIYIAIKSKEEEMMKSQVKTLIIITAVIITLFFLNYVIGAGFVGLTYTTLAIIYRVTNIAIFLLLPFLWLFDTTIRQSIRNLCSRNYAKSKDHRPHELTEIN, encoded by the coding sequence ATGGAAGTGGTGACTAATTACAGCTACGAATACGAACTCGAACACGAGTACGAGTACAGAGTCTTCGGAAATGATGCAACTGGATGGTTGAATATAGTTTTATGTATATCGATTATCATCGTTGTCCTGTTCGACTTATTTCTAATGGTCGCCATTTTCCTAGATCGTAAATCTCACGGGAAAAGGCGCTCTTTGTCACTACTGAACTATTTGCTGAACTATGCTCTCGATGCTGTGTTTGCTTATTTCCAGAGTTTGCATATCTTTATAGTTCAAGATTTGCCAAAATCTCATTGCCTATTTATCGTTATATTATCTTACGCGTTTAACGATGGTGTTAAGTATTTCCTTATACCTCTTTGCTGCGAGTTTATCGTGAAGTATTTTAGCCCAAGCAGATACGAAAATCAAATTTTCCTAATTATCCAATCCGTATTGATAGGGACCTTGTGGGTCTTTATAAGTATCAAAGCTTTGGTAATGTTTCTAGCTTTTTCATACCATCGTTCGAATAGCTGCTATATTCACTTAGATAGCAGTGCCATTCAGGCTCAATTTATAATGGGAATTCTGTTGATGATTGCAATGTTAGTGTTTGTAGGCTTGCTGATCTACATTGCCATCAAGAGCAAAGAAGAAGAGATGATGAAATCACAAGTGAAAACTTTGATTATTATTACTGCAGTGATTATAACTTTGTTCTTTCTAAACTATGTTATTGGTGCTGGATTTGTGGGACTCACGTATACTACTTTAGCCATCATTTATCGGGTTACAAATATTGCCATCTTCCTGCTTTTGCCGTTTCTGTGGCTTTTTGATACCACTATAAGACAAAGTATTCGGAATTTATGTTCAAGGAACTACGCAAAATCTAAAGATCATCGACCACACGAGTTAACTGAAATAAATTAA